In Hippocampus zosterae strain Florida chromosome 3, ASM2543408v3, whole genome shotgun sequence, a genomic segment contains:
- the LOC127597235 gene encoding craniofacial development protein 2-like produces MLIGDFNAKLDNDRRGLNATVGPHGFASSTNDNGERLLMLTSTNGLSIGNTFFEHKRIHKVTWVSPGGGTRNELDYICINTRWRSSLLDVRSYRGADVGSDHFLVVSKIKLKLKKVKKVQPKRPYAVDKLKNKNFSEH; encoded by the coding sequence atgctgattggagacttcaacgcaaaactggataatgacagaaggggcctgaatgccacagttggaccGCATGGGTTTGCGAGCTCCACGAACGACAACggggagagactgttgatgctaaccagtaccaacggcctcagcattggcaacaccttttttgagcacaagcggatccacaaagtaacctgggtttcacctggtggcgggacccggaacgaactggactacatctgcatcaacacaaggtggcgctcgtcattgctcgacgttcgctcctacagaggtgcggatgtgggttcagaccacttccttgtggtgagtaaaatcaagctgaagctgaagaaggtgaaaaaggtgcagcccaagagaccttacgcggtggacaagctaaagaataaaaacttctccgaacattga